The Candidatus Poribacteria bacterium genome contains the following window.
ACGGGGACCAACACCTCATGAAAGCCGAACCTCAGAGGATAATCGAGGGACTCCAGGCTGTTGTGCGCCACACCGGCGCCGAGCGCGGGATCGTAGGCATCAAGGCCAAATACGCCGAGGCGAAGACGGCTCTCAAGGAGGCAATGACCGGATACGAGGGATTGGAAATCTTCGAACTTCAGGATTTCTATCCCGCCGGTGATGAGTTCTCGCTGGTATATGAGATCACAGGAAGGGTGATACCCGAAGGCGGCATACCGCTTCAAGTGGGAACCTTGGTCAACAACGTCGAAACTCTCTACAACATCGCAAACGCTATCGAGGGAATACCCGTGACACATAAACTCGTCACCGTCACGGGAACCGTTGCAAAACCGCTTACGATGAAACTCCCTGTCGGCATCAGCTATGCTGAGGCGATAGAGCTGGCGGGAGGAGCGACGGTTGAGAATTACATCCTGCTGGACGGCGGTCCGATGATGGGGAAAGTTGTGGAGGACCCATCGTCGCCGATCACCAAGACCACAAACGGAGTGCTGCTCCTGCCCAGGGATCACAGATGGGTGCGAAAATTGATAGCGGAAGATCGAACGGCACTTAAGTTCTCGATGATATGTTGTCACTGCAATATGTGCACCGATATCTGTCCCCGGAATCTGCTCGGACACGAGATATATCCCAGCCGCACGATGCGAGCGATGGCACTTTCGAGTATGATCGATATCAGCTCCTACACGAACGCCTTCCTCTGCTCTGAATGTGGGCTGTGCGACTTCATCTGCCCGTTAGATCTCCTCCCACGTGAGGTGAACGTCATGCTCAAGCGCAGGCTCTCAGAGGCAGGGGTTAAGAACCCTCACCGACGTTCAGAACTCAAGCCTTCGCCTTTCAGGGATTACAGGAAAGTGCCCACCGGCAGGTTGCTTTTGAGCTTAGGATTGAAGGAG
Protein-coding sequences here:
- a CDS encoding 4Fe-4S dicluster domain-containing protein; amino-acid sequence: MPSLVDLVREAGVVGAGGAGFPTHVKIDAKVDTVIANGSECEPLLHGDQHLMKAEPQRIIEGLQAVVRHTGAERGIVGIKAKYAEAKTALKEAMTGYEGLEIFELQDFYPAGDEFSLVYEITGRVIPEGGIPLQVGTLVNNVETLYNIANAIEGIPVTHKLVTVTGTVAKPLTMKLPVGISYAEAIELAGGATVENYILLDGGPMMGKVVEDPSSPITKTTNGVLLLPRDHRWVRKLIAEDRTALKFSMICCHCNMCTDICPRNLLGHEIYPSRTMRAMALSSMIDISSYTNAFLCSECGLCDFICPLDLLPREVNVMLKRRLSEAGVKNPHRRSELKPSPFRDYRKVPTGRLLLSLGLKEFDSPAPMADFQYEPEHVKIPLKQHIGAPAIPIVRVGQKVKFGQPIGEIPEGDLGARIHASISGTVVSVDERFISIKR